One segment of Brassica napus cultivar Da-Ae chromosome A3 unlocalized genomic scaffold, Da-Ae chrA03_Random_15, whole genome shotgun sequence DNA contains the following:
- the LOC106441486 gene encoding trafficking protein particle complex subunit 8-like isoform X2 — MSATYFALIHLKRGTWNIRLIHGLHFVSADKLGCALTGDDIVEIKDLMQEFASRHIIPYMEQKVRDLNQQISATRKGLRNQIKNLWWRKGKDDVPDSTKGSMYTFSSTESQIRILGDYAFMLHDYELALSSYRLISTDYKLDKAWKHYAGVQEMMGLAYFISDQSKKEAEYCMENAFSTYLKLGRSGFQNATRCGLWWAEMLKAGDQYKEAASAYFRICGEEPLHAAVMLEQASYCFVLTKPAMLNKYGFHLVLSGDHYKNCDQVSHAIRTYRSAISVYESTTWSHIKDHVHFHIGRWYALVGMHDVAVRNMLKVLDCGNQSKATQEIFLRDFFEIVKKTGMKHEVVGLQLPFINMSSLQVIYEDHRTYASQASVLVQESIWQSLEDDIIPSLNSGKSNWLELQSKLLPKKYKESNVCVAGESVKVDLEFRNPLLISTSITSVSLICELTSNSDDLKVDKHPSSISLGTESSAEHNQGTTSGFSSFTLSEVDLTLGGGEKKLVRLTVTPSEEGILKIVGVRWRLSGSVVGVHYFQSAPGKAKTNKGRRKNKLTPTDALKFLVIKSLPRLLGSIDHLPEKLYAGDLRYLVLELKNKSEFPIKNLKMKISHPRFVNPGNHEEEVTTEFPDCLKKGHEQNFVKSETSSVFSFPKDVSLQGDKSLRWPLWLRAAIPGTISLYFTIYYEMENVSSIMKYRTLRMHYNLKVLPSLETSFEITPSPSKLQECLVRMDILNRANSDSFQIHQLSTVGCRWGISLLERVDTILPSKSLLPGQALSCHFMIKDNRRSATEEEKTMSIPPSQTDVKLFAQDDDEKLFDIVNSPLASFHESERSCQETSDQLSTNTVDFILISHPAKSSNSSGVADIPKILSHHSCHNRIRSSNPLSWSLDGPQAIYHDFSTSLCEIQLKLVIRNTSDGISSVSFNTIDSVQDVATPTPSAGNQSGWRYVPDITEEMKLTSDVMGSRSGKPPSSMESSPPFIWSGLSSTKVEIQPLSTTEIPLQISVFAPGIYNLSSYKLTWELSGREDASSGTCQGYPYYLTVLQSQ; from the exons ATGAGTGCAACTTACTTTGCACTAATTCATCTAAAGAGGGGAACGTGGAACATCAGGCTAATCCATGGGCTTCATTT TGTTTCGGCCGACAAACTTGGATGTGCTCTCACTGGCGACGATATCGTGGAG ATCAAAGATCTGATGCAAGAGTTTGCATCGAGGCATATAATTCCTTACATGGAACAGAAAGTTCGAGATCTTAATCAACAG ATTTCTGCAACAAGGAAAGGACTtagaaaccaaataaaaaacttatggtggagaaaaggaaaagacGATGTTCCGGATTCAACCAAAGGTTCTAT gTATACATTTAGCTCCACTGAATCTCAAATTAGAATTTTGGGTGACTACGCCTTCATGTTGCATGATTATGAACTTGCATTGTCAAGCTATCGCTTAATATCAACCGATTACAAGCTCGATAAAGCTTGGAAGCACTATGCTGGTGTTCAG GAAATGATGGGACTTGCATATTTCATCTCAGACCAGTCAAAAAAGGAAGCTGAGTACTGCATGGAAAATGCATTCAGCACTTATCTG AAACTTGGGAGGTCTGGATTTCAAAATGCTACGAGATGTGGGCTCTGGTGGGCAGAGATGCTAAAAGCTGGAGACCAGTACAAAGAAGCTGCTTCTGCTTACTTCCGCATATGTGGAGAG gaACCATTACACGCCGCAGTCATGTTAGAGCAAGCTTCTTACTGCTTCGTGTTAACTAAGCCCGCGATGTTAAACAAGTATGGATTTCACTTAGTTCTCTCAGGAGACCACTATAAAAACTGTGATCAG GTTAGCCATGCAATTCGTACATATAGAAGTGCAATCTCTGTTTATGAATCAACTACATGGAGCCATATCAAAGACCATGTACATTTTCATATTGGACG GTGGTACGCACTTGTTGGGATGCATGATGTTGCAGTTAGAAATATGCTCAAAGTACTGGACTGTGGCAACCAATCCAAGGCAACCCAAGAGATTTTTCTCAGAGACTTTTTCGAGATTGTTAAG AAAACTGGAATGAAGCACGAGGTGGTGGGACTTCAACTACCATTTATTAATATGTCGTCTCttcaagttatatatgaagaccATCGCACTTATGCATCTCAAGCTTCT GTTCTTGTACAAGAGAGCATCTGGCAGTCACTGGAGGATGATATCATTCCATCATTAAATTCTGGCAAGTCAAACTGGCTGGAATTACAGTCAAAGCTACTACCAAAGAAATACAAGGAATCCAATGTTTGTGTGGCTGGAG AGTCAGTGAAAGTGGATCTGGAGTTTAGGAATCCCTTGCTAATCTCTACTTCTATAACAAGCGTATCTCTCATCTGTGAACTTACCTCAAATTCTGATGACCTAAAAG TTGATAAACACCCAAGTAGCATAAGCTTGGGGACCGAGAGTTCCGCAGAACATAATCA GGGTACAACATCTGGTTTTTCTTCTTTCACTTTGTCTGAAGTGGACTTAACATTAGGCGGAGGCGAGAAAAAACTG GTGAGACTCACGGTTACCCCCAGTGAAGAAGGTATCCTCAAAATTGTCGGTGTAAGGTGGAGGTTGTCTGGTTCTGTTGTAGGTGTGCATTACTTCCAATCTGCCCCTGGAAAGGCAAAAACTAACAAGGGAAGACGGAAAAACAAACTTACTCCCACTGATGCCTTGAAATTTTTGGTCATCAAG AGTCTACCCAGGCTTTTGGGTTCAATTGATCATCTGCCTGAGAAATTGTATGCTGGAGATCTACGTTATCTTGTTTTAGAGTTAAAAAACAAGTCGGAATTCCCGATAAAG AATCTTAAAATGAAGATTAGCCATCCAAGATTTGTAAATCCTGGAAATCATGAAGAAGAGGTGACAACGGAGTTTCCAGATTGCTTAAAGAAGGGCCATGAACAAAATTTTGTGAAGAGTGAAACAAGTAGTGTATTTTCATTTCCAAAG GATGTGTCACTGCAAGGAGATAAATCTTTGAGGTGGCCTCTCTGGCTTCGAGCTGCCATCCCAGGAACGATATCTTTGTATTTCACAATATACTATGAGATGGAAAATGtatcaagcatcatgaagtatCGCACCCTAAGGATGCATTATAATTTAAAG GTTTTGCCATCTCTAGAGACCTCGTTCGAAATCACTCCCTCTCCATCAAAGTTGCAAGAATGTCTTGTGCGTATGGATATACTGAACCGTGCGAATTCAGATTCTTTCCAAATTCATCAGTTGTCAACAGTTGGGTGTCGGTGGGGTATCTCCTTACTTGAGCGTGTTGATACAATCTTACCTTCCAAGTCTCTGCTTCCCGGGCAAGCTTTATCATGTCACTTCATGATTAAG GATAACAGAAGATCAGCGACTGAAGAAGAGAAAACCATGTCCATTCCTCCCAGCCAAACCGACGTAAAACTGTTTGCTCAGGATGACGACGAAAAACTTTTTGATATCGTTAACTCACCTTTAGCAAGCTTCCATGAAAGTGAAAGGTCATGTCAAGAAACCTCAGATCAG TTAAGTACCAATACCGTTGACTTCATTCTAATCTCTCACCCAGCAAAATCCAGCAATTCATCAGGAGTGGCAGATATACCAAAGATTCTGTCTCACCATTCATGTCACAATAG AATCAGGAGCTCAAACCCGCTATCGTGGTCCCTAGACGGTCCCCAAGCCATATACCACGACTTCTCGACCTCCTTGTGTGAAATTCAACTAAAATTAGTAATCAGAAACACATCTGATGGAATATCATCTGTGAGCTTCAACACCATTGATTCCGTACAAGACGTAGCAACACCAACTCCTTCCGCTGGAAACCAATCCGGGTGGCGCTACGTGCCAGATATAACAGAGGAAATGAAACTGACTTCAGATGTCATGGGGAGCCGTTCAGGGAAACCTCCATCGTCCATGGAAAGCTCACCTCCTTTCATATGGTCAGGTTTAAGTTCCACAAAGGTCGAAATCCAGCCATTGTCAACAACGGAGATCCCGCTGCAGATATCGGTTTTCGCTCCAGGTATCTACAATCTCTCTTCGTATAAACTTACCTGGGAGCTTTCCGGGCGTGAAGATGCATCATCAGGGACATGCCAAGGCTATCCTTATTACCTTACTGTTCTTCAGTCTCAGTGA
- the LOC125594124 gene encoding sister chromatid cohesion 1 protein 4-like, whose amino-acid sequence LRITSFRSLGITIIENDDRHASVGAVEDNECSAPQTRPDGSEEQPAEALTHPEDQQNIDQQEEEEVKDDNELGETACELEVPKEGDGAAADEVSLVVNDEIGQMPAEDKVDHVEGIEDLQVEGYHDGGVGGEDVCVIEITEGDVDHNAILNETDLKVEDELPHDKKTDASAEVCEIGVDNQTQCDITIGYIENGHVEAGDLALESLNEPIVEAKYDGVNPETEPDNNYEPHNDVFNEEATNMQSAPDEDPTSRDGFMRDNDEMDTMEVAHDTGFLNVDDDEDHEEDDGMQEGDETRLLENSGWSSRTRAVAKYLQTIFDKEAENGKSVVVADKLLAGKTRKEASRMFFETLVLKTRDYIQVEQAKPYESITIKPRPRLTKSIF is encoded by the exons TTAAGAATCACTTCTTTTAGATCACTAGGAATCACGATAATTGAGAATGATGACCGTCATGCTTCTGTTGGAGCGGTGGAAGATAATGAATGTTCTGCTCCTCAAACTCGCCCTGATGGTTCTGAAGAGCAACCTGCTGAGGCTCTTACTCACCCAGAGGACCAACAAAACATAGAccaacaggaagaagaagaagtgaaagaCGATAACGAGCTTGGTGAAACAGCATGTGAGTTAGAAGTTCCAAAAGAAGGCGATGGAGCTGCTGCTGATGAAGTAAGTCTTGTAGTGAATGACGAGATCGGTCAAATGCCAGCCGAGGACAAAGTCGATCATGTAGAGGGAATAGAGGATTTACAGGTGGAAGGATACCATGATGGAGGTGTAGGCGGTGAAGATGTTTGTGTTATCGAAATTACTGAAGGTGATGTTGATCACAACGCCATTCTCAATGAGACAGACTTGAAGGTTGAAGATGAGCTTCCACATGATAAGAAGACGGATGCATCAGCTGAAGTCTGCGAGATTGGTGTAGACAACCAGACTCAATGTGATATCACAATTGGCTATATTGAAAATGGACACGTAGAAGCTGGTGATTTGGCTTTGGAAAGTCTCAACGAACCAATTGTGGAAGCAAAATATGATGGGGTGAATCCAGAGACAGAGCCTGATAACAACTACGAACCGCATAATGATGTGTTTAATGAGGAGGCTACTAATATGCAAAGTGCACCAGATGAAGATCCTACTTCTCGCGATGGTTTTATGAGAGATAACGAC GAAATGGATACAATGGAAGTGGCACATGACACAG GATTTTTGAAtgtggatgatgatgaagatcatGAAGAAGACGATGGTATGCAAGAAGGTGATGAAACTCGTCTTCTAGAGAACAGTGGTTGGTCTTCTCGTACCAG GGCTGTGGCGAAGTATCTCCAGACAATATTTGATAAAGAAGCTGAGAATGGGAAGAGTGTTGTTGTAGCGGACAAACTTTTAGCTGGGAAAACCCGTAAAGAAGCATCGAGAATGTTTTTTGAAACCCTG GTTTTGAAAACAAGAGATTATATCCAAGTTGAACAAGCTAAGCCATATGAAAGCATCACCATAAAACCGCGACCAAGACTCACCAAATCCATCTTCTAG
- the LOC106441489 gene encoding protein LEAD-SENSITIVE 1-like yields the protein MQTKSQESWFVVNRKESKVKNLTQEERIISWSRGASNISSVSLKKMGFLSQQISRDELKPGDHIYSWRMAYIYSHHGIYVGNGDVIHFTCGGGLETRTGTFVDNIIVSSVPNHGGDNPCPNCGDQSNLDGVICSCLDCFLAGGNLYLFEYGVSGPIFMAKPRGGICTTAVSDSSDETVNRARHLLSNKNGFGAYDLLRNNCEDFAIYCKTGLIVLSKLGSSGQANSWSAVRGVLSLWGTVKSVSVGSAARLVVSGVAGVGVVTLAAGYGNYCYGRLCADIGVRSDASKVPVEDLVTLIAIIERRDDKKSS from the exons ATGCAAACCAAGAGTCAAGAGTCGTGGTTTGTAGTAAACCGGAAAGAGAGTAAAGTGAAAAACCTCACACAAGAGGAAAGAATCATTTCTTGGTCTCGCGGCGCTTCTAACATTTCTTCTGTGTCTCTCAAGAAGATGGGATTCCTCTCTCAACAGATCTCAAGAGATGAACTCAAACCAGGAGATCACATCTATTCATGGCGTATGGCTTACATATACTCTCATCACG GAATCTATGTAGGCAATGGTGACGTCATACATTTCACTTGCGGAGGTGGTCTTGAGACAAGGACAGGGACTTTCGTAGACAACATCATCGTTAGTTCGGTTCCAAACCATGGAGGTGACAACCCTTGTCCTAACTGCGGAGACCAATCGAATCTCGACGGTGTGATCTGTTCTTGCCTCGACTGTTTCCTCGCCGGAGGAAACCTCTATCTCTTCGAGTACGGTGTCTCTGGACCCATCTTTATGGCTAAACCGCGAGGCGGTATCTGCACAACAGCGGTTTCAGACTCCTCTGATGAAACCGTTAACCGTGCGAGACACCTCTTGTCTAATAAAAATGGGTTTGGTGCGTATGATCTGTTGAGGAACAACTGTGAAGACTTTGCGATCTATTGCAAAACTGGTTTGATTGTTTTGTCTAAGCTGGGGAGTAGTGGACAGGCTAACTCGTGGTCTGCGGTGCGTGGTGTTTTGTCGCTTTGGGGGACGGTGAAGAGTGTTTCTGTGGGCTCTGCTGCGAGGTTGGTTGTTTCTGGGGTTGCTGGTGTTGGTGTTGTGACTTTGGCGGCGGGGTATGGTAACTACTGCTATGGTCGTTTATGTGCTGATATTGGTGTGAGAAGTGATGCTAGCAAAGTTCCTGTGGAAGACCTTGTTACGCTTATAGCGATTATCGAAAGAAGAGACGACAAGAAGTCTAGCTAG
- the LOC125594127 gene encoding protein LEAD-SENSITIVE 1-like, which produces MESILLEKIGLFSNKISKDDLKPGDHIYSWRNAYIYSHHGIYIGDGKVIHFTRGGGLEIGTGTFLDKLIVSSITNHGGDNPCPNCGGKQSNTHGVISSCLDCFLSGGDLLRFEYSVSPALFMSKLRGGTCTTAASDPSEEVISRAEFLLLRNGFGEYHVFENNCEDFAMYCKTGLVVGRSYVLGRSGQANSVSAAACVARMVSPWASNAIRLCSDVGMRSDAVKVPVESLVARFNQADTLAKES; this is translated from the exons ATGGAATCCATTCTTCTAGAGAAGATAGGATTATTCTCCAACAAGATCTCTAAAGACGATCTGAAACCAGGAGACCACATCTATTCATGGCGTAACGCTTATATCTATTCTCATCACG GAATCTACATAGGAGACGGAAAGGTCATTCATTTCACACGTGGAGGCGGTCTTGaaatcggaacgggaacttttTTGGACAAGCTCATCGTCAGCTCTATTACCAATCACGGAGGAGACAACCCTTGTCCTAACTGTGGAGGAAAGCAATCCAACACGCATGGAGTTATCTCTTCTTGTCTCGATTGCTTTCTCTCCGGAGGAGATCTCCTTCGCTTCGAGTACAGTGTCTCTCCGGCTCTGTTCATGTCCAAGCTCCGAGGCGGTACCTGCACGACGGCGGCTTCGGATCCTTCGGAGGAAGTGATCTCTCGTGCGGAGTTTCTTTTGCTGAGAAATGGGTTTGGTGAGTACCATGTGTTCGAGAATAACTGTGAGGATTTTGCGATGTACTGTAAGACGGGTTTGGTGGTGGGGAGAAGCTATGTGCTTGGGAGAAGCGGTCAGGCTAACTCGGTGAGTGCGGCTGCGTGTGTTGCGCGTATGGTTAGTCCTTGGGCTAGTAATGCTATACGTCTGTGTTCGGATGTTGGTATGAGGAGTGATGCTGTTAAAGTGCCTGTGGAGAGCCTCGTTGCTCGGTTTAATCAGGCTGATACATTGGCAAAGGAGAGctga